One segment of Streptomyces sp. XD-27 DNA contains the following:
- a CDS encoding (2Fe-2S)-binding protein: protein MHEAAAVGPFFGVRTDAAPGPGGPRAEGYVALGEAYRTTDGTAAQPLLDRIDAVAATLGAGERRVAASLVFQGLAARLWSIALGPAALHGRVPDLRPDTLWWNPARTAPHDLWLPGPVRALGEPGGVAGQLGHAVYVNLLPLHRATRTACRISEALLWGNAAAALAGSLRVLCGWCRAQGRPEAARRAVDLARALLAAPPLENTGTWHLGPERDFRRRSCCLYYRVPGGGLCGDCALTPRAPGPRAAPPHQVSRVSVAGPIPVLPTPLPLQLPR, encoded by the coding sequence GTGCACGAGGCAGCCGCAGTAGGGCCGTTCTTCGGCGTCCGTACCGACGCCGCGCCCGGCCCCGGCGGGCCCCGCGCCGAGGGGTACGTAGCGCTCGGTGAGGCGTACCGGACGACCGATGGAACGGCGGCGCAACCGCTGCTCGACCGCATCGACGCCGTCGCGGCGACCCTGGGCGCCGGCGAGCGGCGGGTCGCTGCGTCCCTCGTCTTCCAAGGGCTGGCCGCCCGGCTGTGGTCCATCGCACTCGGCCCGGCCGCGCTCCACGGCCGCGTCCCCGACCTGCGCCCCGACACCCTGTGGTGGAACCCCGCCCGTACCGCGCCGCACGACCTGTGGCTGCCCGGTCCCGTCCGGGCCCTGGGCGAGCCGGGCGGGGTCGCCGGACAACTGGGCCACGCCGTGTACGTCAACCTCCTGCCGCTGCACCGCGCCACGCGCACGGCGTGCCGGATCTCCGAGGCGCTGCTGTGGGGCAACGCCGCCGCCGCGCTCGCCGGTTCGCTGCGCGTCCTGTGCGGCTGGTGCCGCGCCCAGGGGCGCCCGGAGGCCGCACGGCGGGCCGTCGACCTGGCCCGCGCGCTCCTCGCCGCTCCACCGCTGGAGAACACCGGCACCTGGCACCTCGGCCCCGAGCGCGACTTCCGGCGCCGGAGCTGCTGCCTGTACTACCGGGTGCCGGGCGGCGGACTCTGCGGCGACTGCGCGCTCACACCCCGGGCGCCCGGCCCGCGCGCCGCCCCGCCCCACCAGGTCAGTAGAGTTTCCGTCGCCGGACCGATCCCCGTACTTCCCACTCCACTCCCACTCCAACTCCCACGATGA
- the meaB gene encoding methylmalonyl Co-A mutase-associated GTPase MeaB, with amino-acid sequence MSTVRPNGQRRSIDIDTYAKGVLDGSRAFIARAITLVESTRPDHRELAQRLLIELLPHTGRARRVGISGVPGVGKSTFIDALGTMLTGLGHRVAVLAVDPSSTRTGGSILGDKTRMERLAVDPAAFVRPSPSAGTLGGVARATRESMVVMEAAGHDVILVETVGVGQSETAVAGMVDSFLLLSLARTGDQLQGIKKGVLELADVVAINKADGPHERDARSAARELAGALRLLQPADAPWNPPVLTCSARESTGLDVVWDRLEQHRKVLDASGALAAKRRDQQVEWTWSMVRDQLLARLHEHPAVRRLGPVLEQQVRDGTLTATLAADRLLEAFGTTDA; translated from the coding sequence TTGAGCACGGTGCGGCCCAACGGGCAGCGGCGGAGCATCGACATCGACACCTACGCCAAGGGGGTGCTCGACGGGTCGCGCGCGTTCATCGCGCGCGCGATCACGCTCGTCGAGTCCACCCGGCCCGACCACCGCGAGCTGGCCCAGCGGCTGCTGATCGAGCTGCTGCCGCACACCGGCCGGGCGCGGCGGGTCGGCATCAGCGGGGTGCCCGGCGTCGGCAAGTCCACCTTCATCGACGCCCTGGGCACCATGCTCACCGGGCTCGGCCACCGGGTCGCGGTGCTCGCCGTCGACCCGTCCTCGACCCGGACCGGCGGGTCCATCCTGGGGGACAAGACCCGGATGGAGCGGCTCGCGGTCGATCCCGCGGCGTTCGTCCGGCCCTCGCCCAGCGCGGGCACGCTCGGCGGGGTGGCGCGCGCCACCCGCGAGTCCATGGTGGTCATGGAGGCCGCGGGCCACGACGTCATCCTCGTGGAGACCGTCGGCGTCGGCCAGTCCGAGACCGCCGTGGCGGGCATGGTCGACTCCTTCCTGCTGCTGTCCCTGGCCCGCACCGGCGACCAGTTGCAGGGCATCAAGAAGGGCGTGCTGGAGCTGGCGGACGTCGTCGCCATCAACAAGGCCGACGGCCCGCACGAACGCGACGCCAGGTCGGCGGCGCGCGAACTGGCGGGCGCGCTCAGGCTGTTGCAGCCCGCTGACGCGCCGTGGAACCCGCCCGTCCTGACGTGCAGCGCGCGCGAGAGCACCGGTCTCGACGTGGTGTGGGACCGCCTGGAGCAGCACCGCAAGGTCTTGGACGCCTCGGGCGCGCTGGCGGCCAAGCGCCGCGACCAGCAGGTGGAGTGGACCTGGTCGATGGTCCGGGACCAGTTGCTGGCGCGCCTCCACGAACATCCGGCGGTGCGGAGGCTGGGGCCCGTACTGGAGCAGCAGGTACGCGACGGGACGCTGACGGCGACGCTGGCGGCGGACCGGCTGCTGGAGGCGTTCGGCACGACGGACGCTTGA
- the scpA gene encoding methylmalonyl-CoA mutase — MIPDFSSVELDGPAAPASADAWRAALRESTGKDVDALVWDTPEGIGVKPLYTSEDLAGLDFLGTYPGIAPYLRGPYPTMYVNQPWTIRQYAGFSTAEESNAFYRRNLAAGQKGLSVAFDLPTHRGYDSDHPRVTGDVGMAGVAIDSIYDMRQLFDGIPLDRMSVSMTMNGAVLPVLALYIVAAEEQGVPPEKLAGTIQNDILKEFMVRNTYIYPPQPSMRIISDIFTYTSQKMPRYNSISISGYHIQEAGATADLELAYTLADGVEYLRAGIAAGMDVDAFAPRLSFFWAIGMNFFMEIAKLRAARLLWAKLVKQFDPKNPKSLSLRTHSQTSGWSLTAQDVFNNVTRTCVEAMAATQGHTQSLHTNALDEALALPTDFSARIARNTQILLQQESGTCRVIDPWGGSAYVEKLTHDLARRAWQHIEEVEAAGGMAKAIDAGIPKLRVEEAAARTQARIDSGRQPVIGVNKYRVDSDEQIEVLKVDNSAVRAQQIDKLRRLRAERDEAACQDALRALTAAAESGPGSGLEGNLLALAVDAARAKATVGEISDALEKVYGRHSGQIRTISGVYREEAGPSSSVEKTRRLVDAFEEAEGRRPRILVAKMGQDGHDRGQKVIATAFADLGFDVDVGPLFQTPEEVARQAVEADVHIVGVSSLAAGHLTLVPALREQLAEAGREDITIVVGGVIPPQDVEALHEAGAAAVFLPGTVVPDAAYDLVRSLAEDLGHELGENEETR, encoded by the coding sequence ATGATCCCCGACTTCTCGTCCGTCGAACTCGACGGCCCGGCCGCACCGGCGAGCGCCGACGCCTGGCGCGCCGCGCTGCGCGAGTCCACCGGCAAGGACGTCGACGCCCTGGTGTGGGACACCCCGGAGGGCATCGGCGTCAAGCCGCTGTACACCTCCGAGGACCTGGCGGGCCTCGACTTCCTGGGCACCTACCCGGGCATCGCGCCCTACCTGCGCGGCCCGTACCCGACGATGTACGTCAACCAGCCCTGGACCATCCGGCAGTACGCGGGCTTCTCCACCGCCGAGGAGTCCAACGCCTTCTACCGCCGCAACCTCGCGGCCGGGCAGAAGGGCCTGTCGGTCGCCTTCGACCTGCCGACCCACCGCGGCTACGACAGCGACCACCCGCGGGTCACCGGCGACGTCGGCATGGCAGGCGTGGCGATCGACTCGATCTACGACATGCGGCAGCTCTTCGACGGCATCCCGCTGGACCGGATGAGCGTGTCGATGACGATGAACGGGGCCGTGCTGCCGGTCCTGGCGCTCTACATCGTCGCCGCCGAGGAGCAGGGCGTACCGCCGGAGAAGCTGGCGGGGACCATCCAGAACGACATCCTCAAGGAGTTCATGGTCCGCAACACCTACATCTATCCGCCGCAGCCGTCGATGCGGATCATCTCGGACATCTTCACGTACACCTCGCAGAAGATGCCGCGCTACAACTCCATCTCCATCTCCGGCTACCACATCCAGGAAGCGGGTGCCACGGCCGACCTGGAGCTGGCCTACACCCTCGCCGACGGCGTGGAGTACCTGCGCGCGGGCATCGCCGCCGGCATGGACGTGGACGCCTTCGCGCCCCGGCTCTCCTTCTTCTGGGCGATCGGCATGAACTTCTTCATGGAGATCGCCAAGTTGCGCGCGGCCCGGCTGCTGTGGGCCAAGCTGGTCAAGCAGTTCGACCCGAAGAACCCCAAGTCGCTGTCCCTGCGCACCCACTCGCAGACCTCCGGCTGGTCGCTGACCGCGCAGGACGTGTTCAACAACGTGACGCGCACGTGCGTCGAGGCGATGGCCGCCACCCAGGGCCACACCCAGTCGCTGCACACCAACGCCCTGGACGAGGCCCTCGCCCTGCCCACCGACTTCTCCGCCCGCATCGCCCGGAACACCCAGATCCTGCTCCAGCAGGAGTCGGGCACCTGCCGGGTCATCGACCCCTGGGGCGGCAGCGCGTACGTCGAGAAGCTCACCCACGACCTCGCGCGGCGGGCCTGGCAGCACATCGAGGAGGTCGAGGCCGCGGGCGGCATGGCCAAGGCCATCGACGCGGGCATCCCCAAGCTGCGCGTGGAGGAGGCCGCGGCCCGCACCCAGGCGCGCATCGACTCCGGCCGCCAGCCGGTCATCGGCGTCAACAAGTACCGCGTCGACAGCGACGAGCAGATCGAGGTGCTCAAGGTCGACAACTCGGCGGTGCGCGCCCAGCAGATCGACAAACTCCGCAGGCTGCGCGCCGAACGCGACGAGGCGGCGTGCCAGGACGCGCTGCGCGCGCTGACCGCGGCGGCCGAGTCGGGACCGGGCAGCGGCCTGGAGGGCAACCTCCTCGCGCTCGCCGTGGACGCGGCCCGCGCCAAGGCCACCGTCGGTGAGATCTCCGACGCACTGGAGAAGGTCTACGGACGCCACTCCGGCCAGATCCGTACGATCTCCGGTGTGTACCGAGAAGAGGCAGGACCGTCGTCCTCCGTGGAGAAGACCCGGCGGCTCGTCGACGCGTTCGAGGAGGCGGAGGGCCGCCGCCCGCGCATCCTGGTCGCCAAGATGGGCCAGGACGGCCACGACCGCGGCCAGAAGGTGATCGCCACCGCCTTCGCCGACCTGGGCTTCGACGTCGACGTCGGCCCGCTGTTCCAGACGCCCGAGGAGGTGGCACGCCAGGCCGTCGAGGCCGACGTGCACATCGTCGGCGTCTCCTCGCTCGCGGCGGGCCATCTGACCCTGGTGCCCGCGCTGCGCGAGCAACTGGCCGAGGCGGGCCGGGAGGACATCACCATCGTGGTCGGCGGCGTCATCCCGCCGCAGGACGTCGAGGCCCTGCACGAGGCCGGTGCCGCCGCCGTCTTCCTGCCCGGCACGGTGGTCCCGGACGCCGCGTACGACCTGGTCAGGTCGCTCGCCGAGGACCTCGGCCACGAGCTGGGGGAGAACGAGGAGACGCGTTGA